One stretch of Arachis duranensis cultivar V14167 chromosome 1, aradu.V14167.gnm2.J7QH, whole genome shotgun sequence DNA includes these proteins:
- the LOC107490440 gene encoding uncharacterized protein LOC107490440 — MTDDELKNLYLIEIEKILNSNMRSLRDYQSMPYPVMSDVRLFQNKLIEHDGCGKTFIWNGLSSAIRSREKIVLNVASSGIASLLLPGGKTAHSRFSIPITITDESTCNIKHGSLKAELLIQSSLIIWDEAPMLNKMCFEALDRTLRDLMSVTDQHKTHQPFGGKVLKLHTNMRLLISSSDQDEGEMKRFANWILDIGNGNIDSVVGDESEVEILDDLLITTADNPLSHLVDFAYPNLLQNMSDYRYFQSRAILAPTLESVEKVNDFVLTIFPGIEKEYLSSDTTCQADENEDVQQQWFTPEFLNNIKCSGLPNHKLTLKRGVTVMLLRNID; from the exons ATGACTGATGATGAATTGAAAAACCTCTACCTTATTGAGATTGAGAAGATACTCAACAGCAATATGAGATCTTTAAGAGACTATCAATCAATGCCATATCCTGTGATGTCTGATGTTCGCCTTTTTCAGAATAAGCTAATAGA GCATGATGGGTGTGGTAAGACATTTATTTGGAATGGACTTTCTTCTGCTATTCGGTCTAGAGAAAAGATCGTTTTAAATGTCGCATCCAGTGGAATTGCTTCTTTACTCCTACCTGGTGGCAAAACGGCTCATTCTAGATTTTCAATACCCATTACAATTACTGATGAATCTACTTGCAACATCAAGCATGGCAGTTTGAAGGCTGAGCTGCTCATCCAAAGTAGCTTAATAATTTGGGATGAAGCTCCAATGCTCAATAAAATGTGCTTTGAAGCACTTGATCGGACGCTCAGAGATCTTATGTCAGTTACCGATCAACATAAGACACATCAACCATTTGGTGGTAAG GTTCTGAAACTGCATACGAATATGAGGCTTCTAATTTCTTCTTCGGATCAAGATGAAGGTGAAATGAAGAGATTCGCTAATTGGATACTTGATATTGGAAATGGAAATATTGACTCTGTTGTTGGTGATGAATCAGAAGTTGAAATTCTAGATGATCTATTGATTACAACTGCTGATAACCCTCTCTCTCATTTGGTAGACTTTGCATACCCAAATTTGTTGCAAAATATGTCAGATTACAGGTATTTTCAGAGTAGGGCAATTCTTGCACCCACGCTTGAGAGTGTCGAGAAGGTAAACGATTTTGTCTTGACAATCTTTCCAGGGATAGAAAAGGAGTATTTGAGCTCTgacacaacatgtcaagctgatGAGAATGAAGATGTACAACAACAGTGGTTCACACCAGAGTTCCTAAATAACATTAAATGTTCGGGACTACCCAATCACAAGTTGACTTTGAAGCGAGGAGTCACTGTAATGCTACTGCGAAACATAGACTAG